From Flavobacterium arcticum, the proteins below share one genomic window:
- a CDS encoding C40 family peptidase, producing MKKILPIYLLLLMVSWESSAQIITSKKEAIENGIYSYTEEDNNTETTENSVGLSAVKPIEKTTTEEKKKRKRLIESTRPDPDFIPAPDESYIAQQVVNNVMEFEGVRYKTGGTTKMGMDCSGMVYTTFNLFNISLPRSSREMAKAGREIKLEEVKKGDLLFFDNNPRRKRINHVGLVTEVTEDGDIKFIHATLQLGVTVSSLSESYYEKSFVQANRVIED from the coding sequence TTGAAAAAAATACTGCCTATATATCTCTTGCTGTTAATGGTTTCATGGGAATCGTCAGCACAAATTATTACCTCAAAAAAGGAGGCTATAGAAAATGGCATTTATTCTTATACCGAAGAAGATAATAATACTGAAACTACAGAAAACTCCGTTGGCTTATCGGCAGTAAAACCAATAGAAAAGACAACAACAGAAGAGAAGAAAAAACGAAAGAGGTTAATAGAAAGCACAAGACCTGATCCTGATTTTATACCTGCACCTGACGAGAGTTATATTGCACAACAGGTAGTAAATAATGTAATGGAGTTTGAAGGAGTTCGTTATAAAACAGGAGGCACTACAAAAATGGGTATGGATTGTAGCGGTATGGTATATACTACATTCAATCTTTTTAATATTTCTTTACCTAGGAGCTCACGAGAAATGGCAAAAGCAGGAAGAGAGATAAAACTTGAAGAGGTTAAAAAAGGTGACTTACTCTTTTTTGATAATAACCCACGCAGGAAACGCATAAATCATGTGGGGCTAGTAACTGAAGTAACTGAAGATGGTGATATAAAATTTATTCATGCCACACTACAATTGGGTGTAACGGTTTCATCATTAAGCGAGTCATATTACGAAAAAAGCTTTGTACAAGCTAACAGAGTTATCGAAGATTAA
- the surE gene encoding 5'/3'-nucleotidase SurE, which translates to MKKKPLILVTNDDGISAPGIRALIAVMKQIGEVVVVAPDSPQSATGHSITINNTLFINKVTMDGDIEQEYSCSGTPVDSVKVAVHEILKCKPDLCVSGINHGSNSSINVIYSGTMSAAVEAGMEGIPAIGFSLSDYDWNADFEPTKTFIKKIALEVLKNGLPEGVILNVNFPKLKESEIKGIKICRQAKAVWEERFDKRTNPQGKDYYWLTGEFINKDNGEDTDEWALAHGYVSIVPVQFDLTAYHAIQQLNNWKLNNT; encoded by the coding sequence ATGAAAAAAAAACCACTTATACTGGTCACTAACGACGATGGTATATCAGCCCCTGGTATCAGGGCACTTATTGCTGTAATGAAACAAATAGGCGAAGTAGTCGTAGTAGCACCCGACAGCCCACAATCGGCAACGGGACACTCTATCACTATAAACAATACGCTTTTTATAAATAAGGTAACAATGGACGGCGATATAGAGCAAGAGTATAGCTGCTCTGGCACGCCTGTAGATAGTGTAAAAGTTGCCGTACATGAAATACTAAAATGCAAACCCGATTTATGTGTATCGGGTATTAATCATGGTTCTAATTCATCTATTAATGTTATATACTCAGGTACTATGAGTGCTGCTGTAGAGGCAGGTATGGAAGGTATTCCTGCTATTGGATTCTCATTATCAGATTATGACTGGAATGCTGATTTTGAACCTACAAAAACATTCATTAAAAAAATTGCTCTTGAAGTGCTTAAAAACGGATTGCCCGAAGGTGTAATACTCAATGTAAACTTCCCTAAGCTAAAAGAAAGCGAAATAAAAGGTATAAAAATATGCCGACAGGCTAAAGCGGTATGGGAAGAACGGTTTGATAAACGTACTAACCCACAAGGTAAAGACTACTATTGGCTCACAGGTGAGTTTATAAATAAAGATAATGGTGAAGATACTGACGAATGGGCACTAGCACATGGTTATGTATCTATTGTACCCGTCCAGTTTGACCTGACAGCTTACCACGCTATTCAGCAATTAAACAACTGGAAGTTAAACAACACATAA
- a CDS encoding ABC transporter permease: MDKSNQSLTGLALQKFKKNFWGVLSFWFIVLLLFVALFAYVLAPDKTKNANWGDLSLSSKPPGFEVTMLKLPSHVLVQTSWADWFLGKTYTAPKVPILDYKVQGDSLTYTEYAEDVSMAVGKSIALSAYGKSITTNTIKQDYISQQKFILGTDSQGRDLLSRLIVGSRVSIAIGFVAVFISLIVGIFFGAIAGYFGGKVDAFVMWLVNIIWSIPTLLLVIAITLALGKGFWQVFVAVGLTMWVEVARVVRGQVMSLKQMQFVTAARALGYRDSRIIFKHILPNSMAPVIVISAANFASAILVESGLSFLGLGAQPPIPSWGGMIKDHYNYIILGKPYLALAPGIAMLLLVLAFMMVGNALRDALDVKAE; encoded by the coding sequence ATGGATAAATCCAATCAATCGCTTACAGGCTTAGCGCTCCAAAAATTCAAGAAGAATTTTTGGGGCGTTTTAAGTTTTTGGTTTATCGTCCTGTTGTTGTTTGTGGCATTATTTGCCTATGTGCTAGCTCCCGATAAAACTAAGAATGCTAACTGGGGCGATCTTTCTCTTAGTTCTAAACCGCCAGGTTTTGAAGTGACAATGCTCAAATTGCCTTCTCATGTACTTGTACAAACAAGTTGGGCAGACTGGTTTTTAGGTAAAACATATACAGCGCCCAAAGTCCCTATTTTAGATTATAAAGTACAAGGCGATAGCCTTACGTATACTGAGTATGCTGAAGATGTTTCGATGGCTGTGGGTAAAAGTATAGCACTATCAGCTTATGGTAAAAGTATTACTACAAACACAATTAAGCAAGATTATATAAGTCAACAAAAATTCATTTTAGGCACAGATAGTCAAGGGCGTGATTTACTCAGCAGGCTTATTGTCGGTTCAAGAGTATCTATAGCCATAGGGTTTGTAGCCGTGTTTATATCGCTTATAGTTGGGATATTTTTTGGTGCTATAGCTGGTTATTTTGGTGGTAAAGTAGATGCTTTCGTCATGTGGCTGGTAAATATTATTTGGTCGATACCCACGTTATTACTTGTTATTGCTATTACGCTTGCATTGGGTAAAGGTTTTTGGCAAGTGTTTGTAGCGGTAGGGCTTACCATGTGGGTTGAGGTAGCTCGTGTAGTGCGAGGGCAGGTTATGAGCCTAAAGCAAATGCAGTTTGTTACGGCAGCCCGTGCATTAGGTTATCGCGATAGTAGAATTATCTTCAAACATATATTACCCAATAGTATGGCTCCTGTTATTGTAATATCAGCAGCCAACTTTGCTTCGGCAATATTAGTAGAAAGTGGACTTAGTTTTTTAGGGCTTGGTGCGCAACCGCCTATACCTAGTTGGGGCGGTATGATAAAAGACCATTATAATTACATCATTTTAGGGAAACCTTATCTTGCTCTTGCACCGGGTATAGCTATGTTATTATTGGTACTTGCTTTTATGATGGTAGGTAATGCCTTGCGTGATGCGCTTGATGTAAAAGCAGAGTAA
- a CDS encoding lipocalin family protein produces the protein MKKFIAIAAIALLSFSCSDDDTAELTTSVEGTWILTSFELNQQLDINGDDIASTDMIAESGCFGNSTITFNNDDTATVNFEEIDVEIEPIEDTDEYDITVECLGSTAQETLYTVSGNTTSLTFEYEDGTTETLDFTISGNTLTVTVPQLSDLPIGNDDGGNDLLYSFVGATLVFTQQ, from the coding sequence ATGAAAAAATTTATTGCAATTGCAGCTATAGCATTATTGAGCTTTTCATGCTCTGACGATGATACTGCTGAATTAACAACATCTGTAGAAGGAACATGGATACTTACTTCTTTTGAACTAAATCAACAACTTGATATTAATGGTGATGATATCGCATCGACAGATATGATTGCTGAATCAGGGTGTTTTGGCAATTCTACTATAACATTTAATAATGATGATACTGCCACAGTTAACTTTGAAGAAATTGATGTTGAAATAGAACCAATTGAGGACACAGATGAATATGATATTACGGTAGAATGTCTTGGTTCTACTGCTCAAGAAACACTTTACACTGTTTCAGGAAACACTACTTCTTTAACTTTTGAATATGAAGATGGTACTACTGAAACACTAGATTTTACAATATCTGGCAATACATTAACTGTAACTGTGCCTCAACTTTCTGATTTACCAATTGGTAATGATGATGGTGGTAATGATTTATTATACTCTTTTGTAGGTGCAACTCTTGTTTTTACACAACAGTAA
- the rodA gene encoding rod shape-determining protein RodA, whose product MKNQSVSNNIDWLIVLLYMLLVGLGWMTIYSASLPNETTSILDLNQIYGKQLFFILISIPLIFVILTLDAKIYEKYAFIFYGLSILLLAGLFVFGKTIKGQTNWYSFGGFGLQPSEFAKIATSLMVAKFLSDTQISLKNINHQFIAFGIILLPVGLIMMQPDAGSAMIFAALIIAIYREGLPGWYIAAGFLAIALFITSLLIKWQFVLLFVVIIMLTSFFMTRRNKRNPIVYTMIFMAIAVFTYSTDFVYENILEPHQKDRINVLFGKEVNNQAEGYNLNQSLIAIGSGGWTGKGYLEGTQTKGKFVPEQHTDYIFTTVGEEWGFIGGITVIALFITLLLRILYVAERQKSVFSRTYGYCIVAILFMHFFVNIAMLINLFPTIGVPLPFFSYGGSSLFAFTIMLFIFIKLDANKVNEW is encoded by the coding sequence ATGAAGAATCAAAGTGTAAGCAATAACATAGACTGGCTTATTGTCCTGCTGTATATGCTACTCGTTGGGCTTGGGTGGATGACTATTTATTCGGCATCATTACCTAACGAAACTACCTCTATACTGGACTTGAACCAAATATATGGTAAGCAACTATTTTTTATACTAATAAGCATACCTCTTATTTTTGTTATACTAACACTTGATGCTAAAATCTACGAAAAATATGCCTTTATTTTCTATGGGCTATCCATACTATTACTAGCAGGTTTGTTTGTGTTTGGTAAAACCATTAAAGGTCAAACCAACTGGTACTCTTTTGGTGGTTTTGGTTTACAACCTTCAGAATTTGCTAAAATAGCGACTTCGCTTATGGTAGCAAAATTTTTAAGCGACACACAAATAAGTCTTAAAAACATTAATCACCAGTTTATTGCTTTTGGTATTATATTACTACCCGTAGGACTCATCATGATGCAACCCGATGCAGGAAGCGCCATGATTTTTGCTGCACTTATAATAGCCATATACCGCGAAGGGTTACCCGGTTGGTACATAGCAGCGGGTTTTTTGGCTATAGCCCTTTTTATAACATCGTTGCTAATAAAATGGCAATTTGTACTGCTATTTGTAGTCATTATAATGCTGACATCCTTTTTCATGACGCGACGTAATAAAAGGAATCCTATAGTATATACTATGATATTTATGGCAATAGCTGTATTTACCTACTCGACAGATTTTGTATATGAAAACATATTAGAACCACACCAAAAAGACAGAATAAATGTACTTTTTGGTAAAGAAGTTAATAATCAAGCAGAAGGGTACAACCTCAACCAATCGTTAATAGCTATTGGTTCGGGTGGGTGGACTGGTAAAGGCTACCTTGAAGGCACACAAACGAAAGGGAAATTTGTACCAGAACAGCACACCGACTATATTTTTACAACCGTAGGCGAAGAATGGGGGTTTATAGGAGGAATAACTGTAATTGCACTTTTCATTACATTGTTACTGCGTATTCTTTATGTTGCCGAACGTCAAAAATCAGTTTTTAGTCGAACGTATGGATACTGTATAGTAGCAATATTATTCATGCACTTTTTTGTTAATATAGCCATGCTTATTAACCTCTTCCCTACTATCGGGGTACCATTACCTTTCTTTTCTTACGGTGGGTCGAGCTTATTCGCGTTTACTATAATGCTGTTTATCTTTATAAAACTGGATGCTAATAAGGTTAACGAGTGGTAA
- a CDS encoding thioredoxin family protein — translation MKKLLLTLFVALGALATQAQEIKWMSLDEALAAQKKNAKPIFMDVYTDWCGPCKMLDKNTFHDKAVADYINTNYYAVKFNAEGSAEVSYKGKKYANPNYVAGRRGRNSVHEFTIFLKVRAYPSMMIFDSKGNVKEPIVGYHTPDQLMKVLKAK, via the coding sequence ATGAAAAAATTACTTTTAACTCTTTTTGTTGCTTTAGGAGCTTTGGCAACACAAGCGCAGGAAATAAAGTGGATGTCGCTTGACGAAGCACTTGCGGCTCAAAAGAAGAATGCGAAACCTATTTTTATGGATGTTTATACCGACTGGTGTGGACCATGTAAAATGCTTGACAAAAACACTTTTCATGATAAAGCTGTTGCCGATTACATCAATACAAATTACTATGCTGTGAAATTTAATGCAGAAGGTAGTGCTGAAGTTAGTTATAAAGGCAAGAAATATGCTAACCCTAATTATGTAGCAGGTAGAAGAGGTAGAAACTCGGTACATGAGTTTACTATATTCCTTAAAGTACGAGCATATCCTTCAATGATGATTTTTGATAGTAAAGGAAATGTAAAAGAACCAATAGTTGGTTATCATACACCAGACCAGCTTATGAAAGTGCTTAAAGCAAAATAA
- the lpxB gene encoding lipid-A-disaccharide synthase, which yields MKYYIIAGEASGDLHGANLMKELYKQDTQAEIRFWGGDLMQQAGGTLVKHYRDLAFMGFAEVIQNLKTILNNIKICKEDITTFNPDVIIFIDYPGFNMRIAKWARTKGYKTHYYISPQIWAWKENRIKAIKRDVDKMYIILPFEKEFYEVKHQYPVEFVGHPLIDAIQNRPITDKEAFRKENNLDDKPVIALLPGSRKQEIAKMLSVMLSVVDDFPNYQFVIAGAPSQEYSFYEQFLNKRSIHFVSNKTYDLLSISHAALVTSGTATLETALFKVPEVVCYKGNWISYQIAKRIITLKYISLVNLIMDKEVVKELIQGDFNKKSLKAELQKILNPDHREKLLKEYDVLEEKLGGVGASENTARLIIEHLK from the coding sequence ATGAAATATTATATTATTGCAGGCGAAGCATCGGGCGACTTGCACGGGGCAAACCTCATGAAAGAATTATACAAACAAGATACCCAAGCCGAAATACGATTTTGGGGTGGCGACCTTATGCAACAAGCAGGGGGTACACTTGTAAAACACTATCGAGATCTTGCTTTTATGGGTTTTGCCGAAGTGATACAAAACTTAAAAACAATATTAAATAATATAAAAATCTGTAAAGAAGACATAACAACCTTTAACCCCGATGTTATTATTTTTATAGATTACCCTGGTTTTAATATGCGAATTGCCAAATGGGCACGCACTAAAGGATATAAAACTCATTACTACATATCGCCACAAATATGGGCTTGGAAAGAAAATCGCATAAAAGCCATAAAGCGTGATGTTGACAAAATGTATATTATACTACCTTTCGAGAAAGAGTTTTATGAAGTAAAACACCAGTACCCCGTTGAGTTTGTAGGGCATCCCCTTATAGATGCTATACAAAATAGACCTATAACAGATAAAGAGGCTTTTCGTAAAGAAAACAACCTAGACGATAAACCCGTGATAGCACTACTCCCTGGTAGTCGTAAACAAGAAATAGCCAAAATGCTGTCGGTAATGCTATCTGTAGTAGATGATTTCCCTAATTACCAGTTTGTAATTGCTGGCGCCCCTAGTCAAGAATATTCTTTTTACGAGCAGTTTTTAAATAAACGTAGTATTCATTTTGTAAGCAATAAAACGTATGATTTATTAAGTATTTCTCATGCAGCATTGGTAACATCGGGCACAGCTACACTAGAAACAGCACTCTTTAAAGTACCAGAGGTAGTGTGTTATAAAGGCAATTGGATATCTTACCAAATAGCAAAACGTATTATTACGCTAAAGTATATATCGCTTGTAAACCTTATAATGGACAAAGAAGTTGTAAAAGAGTTGATACAAGGCGACTTCAATAAAAAAAGCCTTAAAGCTGAATTACAGAAAATACTTAATCCTGATCATCGTGAAAAACTACTTAAGGAATATGATGTTCTGGAAGAAAAACTAGGAGGTGTGGGTGCTAGTGAAAACACAGCACGACTTATAATAGAACATTTAAAATAG
- a CDS encoding carboxy terminal-processing peptidase, producing the protein MNAILRYMKRNYKILMIVTVLAVALWSFIPKQLQVSDPEKDRLLVELITFVIEKGHYEPADINDEFSKGVYKSYLESIDPSKRFFIQADIDEFSKYETQLDDMILNKDLTFFDLTHKRLLKRINEAEGFYKEILAQPFNFKVDEEFNVDYENQPYPANDNALRERWEKQLKLSVLSTVTDKQKLQDTPLKDKNKDKADEKKESADKKTDDVKKTFTELEKEARESTLKSLDDYFDFIDDLEREEWFNVFLNAIAERFDPHTYYFAPKDKEKFDTSMRGSLEGIGARLQKKSDYVEISELIPGGPAWRGKELEQGDLIMKVAQGSDDPVDIAGMRLDDVVEKIKGPKGTEVRLTVKKVDGTLDVIAIVREVVEIEETYAKSSIVKKDGKLYGIINLPKFYIDFENTDSRDAAKDVALEVKRLKAEGVEGIIMDLRNNGGGSLRTVVDITGLFIDKGPVVQVRSRSDDGRPSGKVEVLSDNDPKVQWDGPLVVLVNNFSASASEIFAAAIQDYNRGVIMGSRHTYGKGTVQNLIDLNQFVRSNSMGDLGALKTTTQKFYRIDGGSTQREGVYSDIIMPDRYSYIDMGERDIDNAMPWDKIAPAKYDTAKNNFASVVANSKKRMELNPQFKLVDENAKWINEQKDDNTYNLEIDKFKAELTKKEAATKKFKVLNDYKNNLKFEALPHDKKIFEKDPSFAEKKERWYESLSKDIYVEEALNVLEDMQTKSSGKSAVVTKKEKVVKTK; encoded by the coding sequence ATGAATGCTATTTTACGCTATATGAAAAGAAATTATAAAATATTAATGATTGTTACTGTACTTGCAGTAGCACTATGGAGTTTTATACCTAAACAATTACAGGTATCTGACCCAGAAAAAGACAGGTTATTAGTAGAGTTAATAACCTTTGTAATAGAAAAAGGGCATTATGAGCCTGCCGATATTAACGATGAGTTTTCAAAAGGTGTTTATAAAAGCTACCTTGAGAGTATAGACCCTTCAAAACGTTTCTTTATTCAGGCAGACATCGATGAGTTTTCAAAATATGAAACGCAGCTCGATGATATGATTTTGAATAAAGATCTTACCTTTTTTGACCTTACTCACAAAAGATTACTAAAAAGAATAAATGAAGCCGAAGGGTTTTATAAAGAAATACTAGCACAGCCTTTCAACTTTAAAGTTGATGAAGAGTTTAATGTAGATTATGAAAATCAGCCCTATCCTGCAAATGATAATGCACTAAGAGAACGTTGGGAAAAGCAACTAAAACTATCGGTGCTTTCTACTGTTACTGATAAACAAAAGCTACAAGATACTCCTCTAAAAGACAAGAATAAAGATAAGGCAGATGAAAAAAAGGAATCTGCGGATAAGAAAACCGATGATGTTAAAAAGACATTTACTGAGCTTGAAAAAGAAGCAAGAGAGTCAACATTAAAATCATTAGATGATTATTTTGATTTTATAGACGACTTAGAGCGTGAAGAATGGTTTAATGTATTTCTTAATGCTATTGCTGAACGTTTTGATCCGCATACTTATTACTTTGCACCTAAGGATAAAGAAAAATTTGATACTAGCATGAGAGGTTCTCTAGAGGGTATTGGTGCAAGACTACAAAAGAAAAGTGACTATGTAGAGATATCAGAATTGATACCTGGCGGACCAGCATGGAGAGGTAAAGAGCTTGAGCAAGGAGACTTGATTATGAAAGTGGCACAAGGTAGTGATGACCCTGTAGATATTGCAGGAATGCGCCTTGATGATGTTGTAGAAAAAATAAAAGGACCAAAAGGTACAGAAGTGCGCCTTACCGTTAAAAAAGTAGATGGCACGCTAGATGTAATTGCTATTGTACGTGAAGTGGTAGAAATAGAAGAAACCTATGCAAAATCGAGTATTGTAAAAAAAGATGGTAAGTTATACGGAATTATCAATCTACCTAAATTTTATATTGACTTCGAAAATACAGATAGCCGTGACGCTGCTAAAGATGTTGCCCTTGAGGTAAAAAGGCTAAAAGCAGAAGGTGTAGAAGGTATAATTATGGATTTAAGGAATAACGGCGGTGGTTCGCTTAGAACCGTTGTAGATATTACTGGATTATTTATAGATAAAGGACCTGTGGTACAAGTACGTTCTCGTTCAGACGATGGTAGACCAAGCGGTAAAGTAGAAGTATTGAGTGATAATGACCCTAAAGTACAATGGGATGGACCGCTTGTAGTGTTAGTAAATAATTTCTCGGCATCAGCCTCAGAGATATTTGCAGCAGCAATACAGGATTATAACAGAGGTGTTATAATGGGGAGTCGCCATACATATGGTAAAGGAACAGTACAAAACCTTATAGATCTTAACCAATTTGTGCGTAGTAACTCTATGGGCGATCTTGGTGCGCTTAAAACTACTACACAAAAATTTTATAGAATAGATGGTGGCTCTACACAACGTGAAGGTGTATATAGTGATATTATAATGCCAGATAGATATTCGTACATTGATATGGGCGAGCGTGATATAGATAATGCTATGCCTTGGGATAAAATAGCTCCTGCAAAATATGACACGGCTAAAAATAATTTTGCATCAGTAGTAGCAAATAGTAAAAAAAGAATGGAGTTAAATCCACAATTTAAGCTGGTAGACGAAAATGCGAAATGGATTAATGAACAAAAAGATGATAATACCTATAACTTAGAAATTGATAAGTTTAAGGCAGAGCTTACTAAAAAAGAAGCTGCAACCAAGAAGTTTAAAGTGCTTAATGATTATAAGAACAATCTTAAATTTGAAGCACTACCACACGATAAAAAAATATTTGAGAAAGACCCATCATTTGCAGAGAAAAAAGAAAGATGGTATGAAAGCCTTTCTAAAGATATATATGTAGAAGAGGCACTTAATGTACTAGAAGATATGCAAACAAAATCTTCGGGTAAAAGTGCTGTGGTAACTAAAAAGGAAAAAGTAGTTAAAACAAAATAA
- a CDS encoding ComEC/Rec2 family competence protein has product MKVLKYPVVPIILLLAAGIATGSYINSTSNVLYIYTIVAFIIFITTYWFSFKTLLPKPYFTISTGFLAFIIGMLVFSLHYPPNHATHYTHLLTNKETPLIKGYISERIKPNDFNEKYYFKIQSINKQHATGKLLVTVPKNDYSHSLNAGDIIIIYETPKLVTKIGNPHQFDYAAYMEKQNVFHQIKLKNNYIEVGQIKNFDYYTEYFRNILINSFEKHNYSPQVMNVIKALLLGQRQDMDKDINQDYIDAGVIHILAISGLHIGILFYILRLLLKPLNHFSKRGRLLQLLITLTFLWIFAIIAGLSASIVRAVVMFSFVSIGLYFNRNANIFNSIAVSMLVLLLVKPAFLFDVGFQLSYAAVFAIVWMQPLYRKIKVSRYKAVNYFIDIVVISLVAQLGVLPLSLYYFSQFPILFPIANIVAIPLVTIALILGIIVLALNFIYSDLALLVGKFLSLLVEFMNSFINCIASFKNFVIKDIPFTLLLTISFYTIIAFGVLWGFKKEYKRMIALLCAVVVFQIIYTTTKWQADNNEAFVIFNNYNNSLAAHKQHNSITFYTNDGMALENRNIKAYAKGSFTDSITILPLQNTLYYMEHKILVIDSLGIYNRAIQPDILVLAKSPKINLERLLDTISPKVIIADATNYKSYITRWKATCRKKKIPFHATAEKGSYIIK; this is encoded by the coding sequence ATGAAGGTATTGAAATACCCTGTTGTACCCATTATTTTACTACTAGCAGCAGGCATAGCTACAGGTTCTTATATCAATAGTACATCAAATGTTCTATACATTTATACGATAGTAGCATTTATTATTTTTATAACAACTTATTGGTTTTCGTTTAAAACGTTACTCCCAAAACCTTACTTTACTATAAGCACAGGCTTTTTAGCTTTCATTATTGGTATGTTGGTTTTTTCATTACATTATCCTCCTAACCATGCAACACACTACACACATTTACTCACTAATAAAGAAACACCTTTAATTAAAGGGTATATCTCTGAGAGAATTAAACCAAATGACTTTAACGAAAAGTACTATTTCAAAATACAGTCTATAAACAAGCAACACGCCACTGGTAAGCTTTTAGTAACCGTACCTAAAAATGATTATAGTCACTCGTTAAATGCTGGCGATATTATCATTATATATGAAACACCAAAACTTGTTACTAAAATAGGCAACCCACACCAGTTTGACTATGCTGCCTATATGGAAAAGCAAAATGTTTTCCATCAGATAAAGCTAAAAAACAATTATATAGAAGTAGGACAGATAAAAAACTTTGATTATTACACCGAGTATTTCCGTAATATACTCATCAATAGTTTTGAGAAACACAATTATAGTCCGCAAGTTATGAATGTAATAAAAGCATTATTACTGGGGCAACGACAAGATATGGATAAGGATATTAACCAAGATTATATCGATGCTGGGGTTATTCATATACTCGCCATATCTGGGCTTCATATAGGGATATTGTTTTACATACTCCGTTTACTACTTAAACCGCTAAATCATTTTAGTAAAAGAGGAAGATTATTACAGTTATTAATCACACTTACTTTTCTTTGGATTTTTGCCATTATTGCTGGGCTATCAGCATCAATAGTACGAGCCGTAGTTATGTTTAGTTTTGTGAGCATAGGGCTCTATTTCAATCGCAATGCTAATATATTCAACTCTATTGCAGTATCTATGTTAGTACTCTTATTGGTAAAGCCAGCATTTTTATTCGATGTTGGTTTTCAGCTTAGTTATGCAGCCGTATTTGCCATAGTTTGGATGCAACCCTTATATCGAAAGATAAAAGTATCAAGATATAAAGCTGTTAACTATTTTATTGATATCGTAGTAATTTCTTTAGTAGCACAGTTAGGTGTACTTCCGCTTAGCTTGTATTATTTTAGCCAATTCCCTATACTTTTCCCTATAGCCAATATTGTGGCAATTCCGTTAGTTACAATTGCATTAATACTGGGTATCATAGTGCTAGCTTTAAACTTCATTTATAGTGATCTTGCTTTACTTGTGGGGAAATTTTTAAGTCTACTAGTTGAGTTTATGAATAGTTTTATAAACTGTATAGCCTCATTTAAAAACTTCGTTATAAAAGACATTCCCTTTACTCTGCTACTCACTATATCATTCTATACTATTATTGCATTTGGAGTATTATGGGGGTTTAAGAAAGAGTATAAGCGAATGATCGCTTTGCTATGTGCGGTGGTCGTGTTTCAAATTATATATACAACCACAAAATGGCAAGCAGACAACAATGAAGCCTTTGTAATATTCAACAACTACAACAATAGTCTTGCTGCACATAAACAACATAATAGTATAACCTTTTATACTAATGATGGCATGGCATTAGAAAATCGTAATATAAAAGCATATGCCAAAGGTAGCTTTACAGATAGTATAACTATACTCCCGTTACAAAATACACTTTATTATATGGAGCATAAAATATTGGTTATTGATAGCTTAGGTATATATAACAGAGCAATACAACCTGATATTCTAGTGTTAGCAAAATCTCCTAAAATAAATTTAGAACGACTACTAGATACAATTAGTCCAAAGGTAATAATTGCTGATGCTACTAACTATAAAAGCTACATTACTCGATGGAAAGCTACCTGTAGGAAAAAGAAAATCCCTTTTCATGCTACTGCAGAAAAGGGATCTTATATCATAAAATAA